The nucleotide window AACTACAGGTGTCTCAAGTGCAATCAGGAAACGTTCGGCTTCCAAGGCAGCCATACATCCTGTTCCAGCAGCAGTGATTGCCTGACGAAACTGGCGATCCTGTACATCTCCACAAGCAAAAACTCCTGGTATATTCGTCTTGGTAGATCCAGGCTTGGTAACCAGATAGTCAGCTTCATCCATATCTAATTGCCCCTTAAATAAAGAAGTATTGGGCTGATGACCAATAGCCACAAAAAATCCATCTACAGGTATTTCACTATATTCACCAGTTTGGTTATTCTTTACTTTTACACCTGTTACTACATTGTCTCCCAGAATTTCTTCTGTTTCAGTATTCCAGTGCACTTCAATATTGGCAGTTGCCTTCACACGTTCCTGCATTATTTTAGATGCTCTCATGGTATCTTTACGAACCAGCATATGAACTTTAGTACACAACTTTGCCAGATACAAGGCTTCTTCACAGGCAGTATCTCCAGCTCCTACAATTGCCACTTCTTTGCCTCTGTAAAAGAAACCATCACATACAGCACATGCAGAAACTCCAAAACCATTCAGCTTTTGCTCAGAAGGTAAACCCAGCCATTTGGCAGTTGCTCCAGTAGCAATAATTACCGTATCGGCTGTTATCTCTGTTGTATCATCAATAGTTAACCGATGGGGTGTTGAACTAAAATCTACTTTTGTGACCAGACCATAGCGAATATCTGTCCCAAAGCGTTCGGCTTGTTTACGAAACAGCTCCATCATTTCCGGACCTTCAATACCATCTGGAAATCCTGGAAAGTTTTCTACATCATTGGTAGTAGTTAGTTGTCCACCAGGTTGTAAACCTACATACATGACAGGTTTGAGATTAGCTCTTGCAGCATAAATAGCAGCCGTATACCCAGCAGGACCAGCCCCGATAATTACATTTTGAATATGTTCCATTTTCTTAAAAGATAAGGATACTTAGTATATATATTGGTAGGAATCAAACACAGGTCTTGGTAGTACATTTTCTTTCTTCCAGAAATCCTTGCAATGTCTCACAATCTGGTTTTACTTCAAAGAAATCAATCTGACCCAAATTATCTATTTTCAGGTAAAAACATTCATGCAATAATTCTTTCATCAGAACTCTTGATCGTTGAATGCGTGACTTGATAGCGGGCAAGCCCATTCCCAGTTTTACAGCGATTTCCTTTTGAGGTGTACCTTCCAGATCCATTGCCAGTGGGATACGATACATCTCAGGCAAACATGAAAGAAGTGGTTCCACATATTCGGACATGTCTCCATATGTATTTATATCGGAATTATTCACTGGAACAGCAACCGTTTCCAGATCAATGTACTTTCTATTACTTCGGTAATAGTCAGTAATAGTATTCTGAGCTATCTGAAAAATCCACGAACGGAGATTCTGGATACCTGCTTTTTCACAGGAAAATTCGTACCGTTGGCAATACGTATAGACCTTATAAAAGATCTCTTGTAAAAGATCTTTGGCATCGTCATGACAAGCAACCCTTTTACGCACAAAATTTGTCAACAGTTGGTTGTAGTCTTTCCAAAACTTAGGAGTATCATAGGGTCCGTACATACCTAATCCTTTTATATTGTAATATTACGATAAAACAGAATCAAAAAAAGCCCCATAACCGGGGGAACACTAAAATTCTTAGGAACAACATTTCTGATTAACAGATAAAGCTGTAAACAAATCATCGACCAGATGCTTCACTTGACTCCAGGTTTCCTGATTAATACAATAACAGATACTTGTTCCTTCGATTTCACCCTTGACAAGTCCTACACTTTTCAATTCTTTCAGATGTTGCGATACAGTAGGTTGAGCAAGAGGTAGTTCTTCCACAATGTCACCGCAGATACAAGTATCTTTTTCGATAAGAACCTGTAAGATTGCTATACGTGCAGGATGAGCCAAAGCTTTAAATATTGCGGCCAGTTGGTTCTGTTCTTGCGTAAAAAATTCTGTTTTAGTAAGTCCCATAACAACAAAGTTCAAACAAAGTCAATTGCTTCATTGCAATATTACGATTAATATATTTAGGGAACAAGATAATAGATGAAAAAGATCCTTTGTACAATAAATAGTGAGCAATCTTATTAGAGAAATCACAAGTTGAGATGTAAATATTTCTAACACTCAGCAGCTTTCTTATTTCCAACTACTTATGAAAATAGCCATTACTAAATATGACAGTTAATCTCAAGGAACACTTTTTTAGGGAAATATCATCCTGTGGTAGATTGATACTGTATGTAGATAATATAAAGATAAATATTTCACATAAACCAACAACTATACGACAACTTATTGCTGTGTTTTTCATATAAACAAGCTTTTTCTACTATCTTTCAAACGGTTAAAAAAGAAAATAATAGAGTAAATCAAAATTATTATTATTACTTAAGCTAATGAGCAGATGAGTATAAACATCGGAAAAAGATTTTTGATTGTCGATGATGACAGTGATGACAGAGAACTATTTAAAGAGGCATTAACAGCAGTCGAACCCGAAGTAATTCTTTATAGTGCAGCAAATGGACAAACTGCGATAGAGAAGTTAGCATCTCAGTCTATAGATCAGCCTGACATTATCTTTCTTGATTTGAATATGCCAGTTATGAATGGATGGGATTGTCTAAATCAATTAAAATCCATTCGGGAATATAAAAATATACCTGTTATTATTCACACAACATCATCTCATACTCAGGATAAACAACTTGCAAAGGAACGAGGTGCAATTTGCCTGTTTACCAAACCGGATGACTTCAAACGCTTAAAGGCAATACTGGAAATAGTTGTTGAAAAGATGAATAAAAAAGCTGTGGATTCTATTTGTGAGGCAGTATACAAATATTTACAGTTGCTTTGAAAAGAGATAACTATACCTATTATACTCAGAGCTTTCTTTTGTAATCAATCTATTGCATTGAAAAGATCTTACAGCAAATGATTACAAAAGTATGCTCTATTATTACCATTTTTCATTTGATTTATGGAGACATCTCCCCCTTTCAATACAATAACTAATACACCTGAATTTTTGTCAGGAGGAGGTGAGTTGGGGCAACTTATCAGAACATATGATTGGTCAAAAACCTCGCTTGGCCCTGTAGAAACCTGGCCACAAAGTCTGCGTACTTGTATACGGATTATGCTAACATCTCGCCAACCGATATGGATTGGCTGGGGTAAAGAACTTATTAAGTTTTACAATGATCCTTATAAAGCTATTGTAGGAGGAAAACATCCCTGGGCCCTGGGTTCTCCTGCTTCTGTTGTCTGGAAAGATATCTGGCGGGATATAGAACCTATGCTTAAACAAGTAATGGAAAAAGACGAAGGGACCTATGTCGAATCTCAATTACTTATCATGGTTCGTAATGGGTATCCTGAGGAAACATACTACACATTTTCCTATACTCCCATTCCTGGTGATGATGGAGGAACAGCCGGAATGATTTGTGCCAATACCGATGATACAGACAGAATCATCAGTGAACGTCAACTTAAAACTCTAACTCAACTGAGTTCAGGACTCACAGATGCCAAATCAAATAGGGAGGTTATCAGAGAGACGATATCCACACTTAGTGAAAACAAACATGATTTTCCTTTTGCGCTTTTTTATCTTCTGACAGATGACAAAGCCACATTTGTTTCGTCAACGGAATTAGGTGAATCTATAGAGATTGTACCTAAAGAGATCAATCTGAGTTTACAATCTCCTGTATCTGAGCTTTTACACGAAGTGGCCTTAAGTCGCAAGCCACAGGTTTTAGAGCAATTACAAGATGTTATAGGAGTAATGCCAACCGGAGCATGGGAAATTTCTTCGGATAAGGCAATTATTCTACCTATTGTACAACCTGGTGCGAAAGATCCTTATGGATTTTTGGTAGTAGGTTGTAATCCCTATAGGCTGTTAGATGAAAAATATAGTGGATTTTTTTCCCTTGTAACAGATCAGATTGCCACAAGCTTTAGTAATGTGCATATGCTGGAAGAGGAACGAAAAAGAGCAGAAGCTCTGGCAGAAATAGATCGTGCCAAAACTACATTCTTTTCCAATATCAGCCATGAGTTTCGTACACCGCTTACATTACTGTTAGGTCCTATTGAGGATACTCTCAATGACGAAGAAACCAATGCACGAAATAAGTCTCGCATGGAGGTTGCCTACCGGAACATACTGCGGATGCAGAAACTGGTCAATACGTTACTCGAATTTTCCAGGATTGAAGCAGGACGGGTAGAAGGTAAGTTTACGAAAGTAGACATTATAGCTCTTACTACTGACCTGGCAAGTACGTTTCGTTCAGCTATAGAAAAAGCAGGAATGGAATTGAAGATTACTTATGATTCCATTACGGATGAAGTCTATGTAGACATCGATATGTGGGAAAAGATTATTCTGAACCTGGTATCCAATGCATTCAAATATAGTCACAAGGGAACTATCAGCCTTCATATTGCACAAAGTGGCGATACTATTCAGGTGTCAGTTGCAGATACAGGGATTGGTATACCTGAGGAAGAACTGGAAAAAATCTTTAGCCGCTTTCATCGGATTGAAAATATTGAAGGGCGAAGTCAGGAAGGTACGGGTATTGGTTTAGCGATGGTTCAGGAACTGGTCAAAATACACAAAGGATCGATTTCTGTAAGAAGTACTCGTGGTGTTGGTTCTGCATTTACAATTGTCTTTCCAACCGGAAAAGATCATTTGCCGGAAGATAAGATAACTCAAAGTGTTACCTATGAGCTTGCTTCTCTACAAACAGAAGCATTTGTGCAAGAAGCCTTAAAATGGCTGCCTCAATCAGAATCTTCTTTAGAACAGATTACTAATCAATCTACATGGCATACAGAGTCAGAATCTGCGCCTACAGCCGAAACCTATAAAAACCAGATTTTGCTTGCTGATGATAATGCTGATATGCGGGATTATGTACAACGATTGTTATCAGATCAGTTTACAGTCATTACCGCTACTAACGGTGAAGATGCATTATATAAAATGCTTCAGTTTAGGCCAGAACTTCTCATTTCAGATATTATGATGCCTAAAATGGACGGTTTCGAATTACTAAAATGTATACGCAACCATCCGGATATAAAAAATACACCCGTTATCTTCTTATCTGCCCGAGCGGGCGAAGAAGCAAAAGTAGAAGGCTTGAATGCCGGGGCAGATGACTATCTGGTAAAACCATTCTCAGCCAAGGAATTACTTGTACGGGTTAGTAACCATATCCGTATCAATCAGATACGTCGTGCCACAGAGCAGCAATTCTACCTTCTTTTCAGACAAACGCCTGCTATCATTAATGTATTGAAGGGTCCTGAGCATCGGTATGAATTTTTTCATCCAAAAAACAAAGAACTTTTTGGTGATAAAGACTTTACCGGGCTTACTGTTAAAGAAGCCCTACCAGATCTGGGACAAGATGCACTCGAGCTTCTGGATGAAGTATATCGTACAGGAAAGACTATCAATCTACAGGAAGCGCCTTTGACAGTAATAAATGAACAGGGAGAATCTTCTACGAAATACCTGAACGTTATTTATCAGCCATGGTATGCTCTCAAAGGGGAGATACAAGGTATCCTGAATTTTGCGATGGATATCACCGAAACAGTTCAGAATCGCAAAAAGATAGAAGAAAGTGAACAATCACTGAATGAACTCGCCAATGCCATGCCTCAACTGGTATGGGTATCTACTCCTGATGGGGAAATTCAGTATTTTAATAACCGGATTTCAGAATTTGCAGGAGCACATAGACTGGAAAATGGCAATTGGTTATGGCAGGATTTAATTCATCCTGATGATCAATCCGAAACCAATCGTCTGTGGCAGGAAGCTGTTACACACCATACTACTTTTCA belongs to Xanthocytophaga agilis and includes:
- a CDS encoding response regulator — translated: MSINIGKRFLIVDDDSDDRELFKEALTAVEPEVILYSAANGQTAIEKLASQSIDQPDIIFLDLNMPVMNGWDCLNQLKSIREYKNIPVIIHTTSSHTQDKQLAKERGAICLFTKPDDFKRLKAILEIVVEKMNKKAVDSICEAVYKYLQLL
- the trxB gene encoding thioredoxin-disulfide reductase → MEHIQNVIIGAGPAGYTAAIYAARANLKPVMYVGLQPGGQLTTTNDVENFPGFPDGIEGPEMMELFRKQAERFGTDIRYGLVTKVDFSSTPHRLTIDDTTEITADTVIIATGATAKWLGLPSEQKLNGFGVSACAVCDGFFYRGKEVAIVGAGDTACEEALYLAKLCTKVHMLVRKDTMRASKIMQERVKATANIEVHWNTETEEILGDNVVTGVKVKNNQTGEYSEIPVDGFFVAIGHQPNTSLFKGQLDMDEADYLVTKPGSTKTNIPGVFACGDVQDRQFRQAITAAGTGCMAALEAERFLIALETPVVVTI
- a CDS encoding sigma-70 family RNA polymerase sigma factor, giving the protein MYGPYDTPKFWKDYNQLLTNFVRKRVACHDDAKDLLQEIFYKVYTYCQRYEFSCEKAGIQNLRSWIFQIAQNTITDYYRSNRKYIDLETVAVPVNNSDINTYGDMSEYVEPLLSCLPEMYRIPLAMDLEGTPQKEIAVKLGMGLPAIKSRIQRSRVLMKELLHECFYLKIDNLGQIDFFEVKPDCETLQGFLEERKCTTKTCV
- a CDS encoding ATP-binding protein, encoding METSPPFNTITNTPEFLSGGGELGQLIRTYDWSKTSLGPVETWPQSLRTCIRIMLTSRQPIWIGWGKELIKFYNDPYKAIVGGKHPWALGSPASVVWKDIWRDIEPMLKQVMEKDEGTYVESQLLIMVRNGYPEETYYTFSYTPIPGDDGGTAGMICANTDDTDRIISERQLKTLTQLSSGLTDAKSNREVIRETISTLSENKHDFPFALFYLLTDDKATFVSSTELGESIEIVPKEINLSLQSPVSELLHEVALSRKPQVLEQLQDVIGVMPTGAWEISSDKAIILPIVQPGAKDPYGFLVVGCNPYRLLDEKYSGFFSLVTDQIATSFSNVHMLEEERKRAEALAEIDRAKTTFFSNISHEFRTPLTLLLGPIEDTLNDEETNARNKSRMEVAYRNILRMQKLVNTLLEFSRIEAGRVEGKFTKVDIIALTTDLASTFRSAIEKAGMELKITYDSITDEVYVDIDMWEKIILNLVSNAFKYSHKGTISLHIAQSGDTIQVSVADTGIGIPEEELEKIFSRFHRIENIEGRSQEGTGIGLAMVQELVKIHKGSISVRSTRGVGSAFTIVFPTGKDHLPEDKITQSVTYELASLQTEAFVQEALKWLPQSESSLEQITNQSTWHTESESAPTAETYKNQILLADDNADMRDYVQRLLSDQFTVITATNGEDALYKMLQFRPELLISDIMMPKMDGFELLKCIRNHPDIKNTPVIFLSARAGEEAKVEGLNAGADDYLVKPFSAKELLVRVSNHIRINQIRRATEQQFYLLFRQTPAIINVLKGPEHRYEFFHPKNKELFGDKDFTGLTVKEALPDLGQDALELLDEVYRTGKTINLQEAPLTVINEQGESSTKYLNVIYQPWYALKGEIQGILNFAMDITETVQNRKKIEESEQSLNELANAMPQLVWVSTPDGEIQYFNNRISEFAGAHRLENGNWLWQDLIHPDDQSETNRLWQEAVTHHTTFQHEHRLQMSNGIYRWHLSRGIPQKDEQGNVTKWFGTTTDIHVSREHATILEAEVKKRTLELQMLNISLRKSNEDLQQFAHVASHDLKEPVRKIKTFSGRLQDEYSDSLPEQGKLFLEKIRNATNRMTSMIDGVLAYSKLNANEQHSKPIDLNEICRHIKTDLELLIQQKNAIINWESLPVIEGAAVLIYQLFYNLINNALKFSSPDRQPVISISSIIEKDNSIDFANIRISDNGIGFNQESAEDIFNIFTRLHSKDVYEGTGLGLALCKKIVERHHGHIHASSDNETGATFTVCLPLKQNEESI
- a CDS encoding metalloregulator ArsR/SmtB family transcription factor, whose protein sequence is MGLTKTEFFTQEQNQLAAIFKALAHPARIAILQVLIEKDTCICGDIVEELPLAQPTVSQHLKELKSVGLVKGEIEGTSICYCINQETWSQVKHLVDDLFTALSVNQKCCS